One region of Lampris incognitus isolate fLamInc1 chromosome 12, fLamInc1.hap2, whole genome shotgun sequence genomic DNA includes:
- the tpm2 gene encoding tropomyosin beta chain: MEAIKKKMQMLKLDKENAIDRAEQAEGDKKGAEDKCKQLEEELLGLQKKLKGVEDELDKYSESLKDAQEKLEQAEKKATDAEAEVASLNRRIQLVEEELDRAQERLATALQKLEEAEKAADESERGMKVIENRATKDEEKMEIQEMQLKEAKHIAEEADRKYEEVARKLVILEGDLERSEERAEVAEAKSGDLEEELKNVTNNLKSLEAQAEKYSQKEDKYEEEIKVLTDKLKEAETRAEFAERSVAKLEKTIDDLEDEVYAQKLKGKALSEELDLALNDMTTL; the protein is encoded by the exons atGGAGGCCATCAAGAAGAAGATGCAAATGCTGAAGCTGGACAAGGAGAACGCCATCGACCGGGCGGAGCAGGCCGAGGGCGACAAAAAGGGGGCAGAGGACAAGTGCAAGCAG CTTGAAGAGGAGCTGCTGGGCCTCCAGAAGAAGCTGAAGGGGGTGGAGGATGAGTTGGACAAGTACTCGGAGTCGCTCAAGGACGCGCAGGAGAAGCTGGAGCAGGCAGAGAAGAAGGCAACAGAC GCAGAGGCTGAGGTGGCGTCCCTCAACCGACGCATCCAGCTggtggaggaggagctggacagGGCGCAGGAGCGCCTCGCCACTGCCTTGCAGAAGCTGGAGGAGGCGGAGAAGGCGGCAGACGAGAGCGAGCG TGGGATGAAGGTCATCGAGAACAGGGCGACGAAGGATGAGGAGAAGATGGAGATCCAGGAGATGCAGCTGAAGGAGGCCAAGCACATTGCTGAGGAGGCTGACCGCAAATATGAGGAG GTGGCACGCAAGCTAGTCATCCTCGAGGGCGATCTGGAGCGATCCGAGGAACGCGCTGAGGTGGCCGAGGC GAAATCGGGTGACCTGGAGGAGGAACTTAAGAACGTCACCAACAACCTGAAGTCGTTGGAGGCGCAGGCTGAGAAG TACTCACAGAAGGAGGACAAGTACGAGGAGGAGATCAAGGTGCTGACCGACAAGCTCAAAGAG GCGGAGACGCGCGCCGAGTTCGCCGAGAGGTCCGTGGCTAAACTCGAGAAAACCATTGATGACTTGGAAG atgAAGTGTACGCACAGAAGCTAAAGGGCAAGGCACTTAGTGAAGAGCTTGACCTCGCCCTGAATGACATGACCACGCTGTGA